The Stygiolobus azoricus genome window below encodes:
- a CDS encoding 50S ribosomal protein L13, which translates to MSEQVQKNQNEVIVNAENQILGRMATHIVKLLKEGKKVIVVNAEKAVISGPKSRVIQGYSLLFTVRTMQNPAKNGIRRPRNPVNIVKRTVRGMLPKNRMGKQYYKNLIVYIGVPKEFEGKQTIRFEDADVSRLKGKYITVAELSKAIGGYVNG; encoded by the coding sequence ATGAGTGAACAAGTTCAGAAGAACCAAAATGAAGTAATAGTTAATGCAGAGAACCAGATTCTAGGAAGAATGGCAACTCATATTGTGAAACTCCTTAAAGAAGGAAAGAAGGTAATAGTAGTTAATGCAGAAAAGGCAGTAATAAGCGGTCCTAAATCTAGAGTTATACAAGGTTACAGCCTCTTGTTCACTGTTAGGACTATGCAGAACCCTGCAAAGAACGGTATAAGAAGACCTAGAAATCCTGTAAATATAGTGAAGAGGACTGTAAGGGGTATGTTACCTAAGAACAGAATGGGTAAACAATACTATAAGAACCTAATTGTGTATATAGGTGTTCCTAAGGAGTTTGAAGGTAAGCAGACGATTAGGTTCGAGGATGCTGATGTGAGCAGATTAAAGGGTAAATATATAACTGTAGCGGAATTATCTAAAGCCATAGGAGGTTATGTAAATGGCTGA
- the fni gene encoding type 2 isopentenyl-diphosphate Delta-isomerase, which translates to MPEITISNRKIEHVEICLYEKVEGYTSTLLENVRLVHQSLPGFSLSDVDTSVMFLKKRMSAPIIVTGMTGGTPELGRLNGLIAEVVEEFGLGMGVGSQRIAIEKKETRETFSIARKLAPSAPIIANIGAPQLMKGYGIKEIEEAVNMIEADAVAIHFNPAQEVFQPEGEPDYSMEILYKLKDISRNLGVPVIIKETGSGLSMEVVSLFYSNGFRYFDVSGQGGTSWISVEMFRGERKNNWKTESARLFSDWGNPTAASIVETRISAPDAYIIGSGGIRNGLDAAKAIALGADIGGFALPVLKAVMSGKDSLREFLKKSIFEIKAAMFLSGSKTVSDLAKAPLVITGELKDWLESRGISLSTLESVRKRRK; encoded by the coding sequence GTGCCTGAGATTACAATAAGTAACAGAAAAATAGAGCACGTTGAGATCTGCCTTTATGAGAAAGTTGAAGGATATACTTCCACATTACTGGAAAACGTGAGGCTAGTTCATCAATCATTGCCTGGTTTTTCGCTCTCTGATGTAGATACGTCAGTAATGTTTTTAAAAAAGAGGATGTCAGCACCAATAATCGTCACCGGAATGACTGGAGGAACCCCGGAGTTGGGGAGGCTAAACGGGCTCATTGCAGAGGTTGTTGAGGAGTTCGGCTTAGGAATGGGAGTTGGTAGCCAAAGAATAGCTATTGAGAAGAAGGAAACTAGAGAGACTTTCTCTATTGCAAGAAAATTGGCACCAAGTGCCCCTATCATTGCTAATATTGGGGCTCCTCAGCTGATGAAAGGTTATGGTATAAAGGAAATAGAGGAAGCCGTTAATATGATAGAGGCTGACGCAGTAGCGATACATTTTAACCCTGCACAAGAGGTTTTTCAACCTGAGGGTGAGCCTGACTATTCTATGGAAATTCTATATAAATTAAAAGATATTTCACGTAATTTAGGGGTTCCGGTAATAATAAAAGAGACTGGTTCTGGGCTTTCAATGGAAGTTGTATCGTTATTTTACTCTAACGGTTTTAGGTATTTTGATGTGTCAGGACAAGGAGGTACAAGTTGGATTTCAGTCGAAATGTTCAGAGGTGAGAGAAAAAACAACTGGAAGACCGAAAGTGCTAGACTTTTTTCTGATTGGGGAAATCCTACAGCCGCGTCAATTGTAGAGACCAGAATTAGCGCTCCAGACGCCTATATAATAGGTAGTGGGGGAATCAGAAACGGCCTGGATGCAGCTAAAGCAATAGCCTTAGGTGCAGATATAGGGGGATTTGCATTACCAGTACTGAAAGCTGTTATGAGCGGAAAGGATTCCTTGAGAGAATTTCTGAAAAAGAGTATTTTTGAAATAAAGGCAGCAATGTTCCTAAGTGGTTCTAAGACAGTCTCCGATTTAGCTAAAGCCCCTCTAGTTATAACGGGTGAGCTGAAAGATTGGCTTGAGTCAAGAGGGATAAGCTTATCTACTTTAGAGAGTGTTAGAAAGAGAAGAAAATGA
- a CDS encoding oxidase has protein sequence MVSKEQFEWIWTGFAIVLLAIVVVTTLPQVFTVGGDAAVVTHDIPSSIPPSDVIATTVNAMQYVFTVSEHGGGINSELVLPNGSTLSFYYNLMVVHPGQYLNMTMYAVTGKTATENMYIPVYNAKYVVDTQIVPGLTQYAVWYAGNVSGYPIACGAYAFLDGEYNGPWFSYQVGEILVIPQSGYASPAAIQRYITASNIAHTSALVGDPYNPPIIVENTPNPILTVVSDKYAAFNDSIPGPTFVVNANSTVTMNIIIPTPSGDHNWLYNYSTTGVASPMTDLYVDVYAVWWNGTITPVATPQNIQYNTPMTFTFTAKAPAYVYGIIYPAFYNYDLDGMSNLLTGEDMGYVMSLWGSIIVEG, from the coding sequence ATGGTTAGTAAAGAACAATTCGAATGGATTTGGACTGGATTTGCTATTGTACTTCTGGCAATAGTTGTAGTTACTACATTACCTCAAGTTTTTACAGTAGGTGGAGATGCAGCAGTAGTAACTCATGATATTCCGAGTAGTATTCCTCCCTCTGATGTTATTGCCACAACTGTAAATGCAATGCAATATGTATTTACTGTTAGCGAGCACGGGGGCGGTATAAACTCTGAATTAGTATTACCTAATGGTTCAACATTATCGTTCTACTATAATTTGATGGTAGTTCATCCAGGTCAATATCTTAATATGACAATGTATGCTGTTACGGGTAAGACTGCGACGGAAAACATGTATATACCAGTATATAACGCTAAATATGTAGTTGATACCCAGATTGTTCCAGGCTTAACACAGTATGCTGTGTGGTATGCCGGAAATGTTAGCGGATATCCAATAGCCTGTGGAGCTTATGCCTTTTTGGACGGTGAATATAATGGTCCTTGGTTCTCTTATCAGGTAGGTGAAATATTAGTGATTCCACAGTCTGGTTACGCTTCTCCAGCAGCAATCCAGAGGTATATTACAGCGTCAAATATTGCTCATACAAGTGCTTTGGTTGGTGATCCTTATAATCCACCAATAATAGTTGAGAACACTCCAAACCCTATACTTACAGTTGTCTCTGATAAATATGCTGCATTTAACGACAGTATACCTGGGCCAACATTTGTAGTTAATGCAAATTCTACTGTAACAATGAACATAATAATTCCAACTCCATCTGGAGACCATAACTGGCTATATAACTATTCAACTACTGGTGTAGCTTCTCCCATGACGGACTTGTATGTTGATGTGTATGCCGTATGGTGGAATGGTACTATAACTCCAGTTGCTACTCCTCAGAACATACAGTACAATACTCCTATGACATTCACCTTCACTGCTAAGGCTCCAGCTTATGTGTATGGAATAATTTATCCAGCATTCTACAATTACGATTTAGACGGGATGTCTAATTTACTTACTGGAGAAGATATGGGTTATGTTATGTCCTTATGGGGAAGTATTATTGTTGAGGGGTGA
- the amrB gene encoding AmmeMemoRadiSam system protein B, producing MIRIPAVAGAFYEADPERLKEQIKGCFLHPLGPGELPSIPKEKPQRRDNLFFIVPHAGYMYSGPVAAHSYYYLAREGKPDTVIILGPNHTGLGSFVSVWLKGQWRTPLGEVKIDEDIAMELVRLTGIIDIDEKAHLYEHSVEVQVPFLQYLFDSEFKIVPIVIMMQTPDVAEMLADGIYKIMKIYEKKKDIVVIASSDLNHYEPHDKTIEKDNMAIAEIEKLDYKGLFKVVEEKDVTACGYGPIMTVLLLAKKFGKKPYILKHATSGDTSGDKSAVVGYLSVRFGD from the coding sequence ATGATAAGAATACCAGCAGTTGCTGGTGCATTTTATGAGGCAGATCCCGAGAGACTAAAGGAACAGATCAAGGGATGTTTTTTACATCCTTTGGGTCCTGGAGAATTACCATCAATTCCTAAAGAAAAACCTCAGAGAAGAGATAATTTATTTTTCATAGTCCCCCATGCAGGTTACATGTACAGTGGACCGGTCGCAGCACATTCCTATTACTATTTAGCACGAGAGGGTAAACCGGACACAGTTATTATACTGGGCCCCAATCACACGGGCTTAGGTTCTTTTGTATCAGTTTGGCTTAAGGGACAGTGGAGGACTCCTTTAGGTGAAGTTAAAATAGACGAGGATATTGCTATGGAATTAGTGAGGCTAACGGGTATTATTGATATAGATGAGAAGGCCCATTTGTACGAGCATTCTGTGGAAGTTCAGGTTCCTTTTCTCCAATATTTGTTCGATTCAGAATTCAAAATAGTTCCGATAGTTATAATGATGCAAACGCCCGATGTTGCGGAAATGTTAGCAGATGGTATATACAAGATAATGAAGATATACGAGAAAAAGAAGGATATTGTAGTGATTGCAAGTAGTGACCTAAACCACTATGAACCTCATGATAAGACGATCGAAAAGGATAATATGGCGATAGCTGAAATTGAGAAACTTGATTATAAAGGTCTTTTCAAAGTTGTTGAAGAGAAAGACGTTACTGCTTGTGGTTATGGGCCTATAATGACTGTATTATTACTAGCCAAAAAATTCGGTAAGAAACCGTATATATTGAAACACGCAACTTCCGGTGATACTTCTGGGGATAAATCAGCAGTAGTAGGTTACTTATCAGTGAGGTTCGGTGATTAG
- a CDS encoding cbb3-type cytochrome c oxidase subunit I, which yields MGLRNFIVALFQLDKDWTTRIVMGMLVMGVIWGLLGVIDSLMVRIQESMWTTFGVLPLTPQEYYASITLHAERDLFGFAQQVIYAIIIYFTIKLLNLQPRAKWLLNLAFIALNISMMFMEGPILIVNQQGFDNYFSATSWYYLSPIGIPGYSLYVVSPFFFIGWLLNDAFVYLAGIWIVYHYYLASKQSKEKLPVPLVFFLMIILLFMIGYSGVTVADVWDILAFAGLVGLNAIANQIAFWIFGHAVVYMAWLPAVAAMYLLIPTLANKPLYSDKMGRVAAVLYLIFSNNIPIHHLYMVNLPIDLKVLQEILTYAVTVPTFMTFLNLFATVKGADVRWNVITAFTVTGWAGSIFAGVTGISNATISVDAIIHNTDWVVGHFHAMILLGIVPEAMAVLYFMLPMMTGRSWYSIKAAWTHFWGYLIGSILFVIGMELEGLDGILRRAEIIPRVPYLTDAVNLATAGALIAQLATLVWFLNLVMTLVKGKLLRAEGLGLGQLINTVAMQLDWSNTGISLRSLENRLNMRFMRKALSTWWGLAIFGGILIIISAIPLLLVGDASNPSNPLEWTWISLLTLGIILAGVSSLKAANTV from the coding sequence ATGGGTCTAAGGAATTTTATTGTTGCACTTTTCCAGTTAGACAAGGATTGGACTACAAGAATAGTAATGGGAATGCTAGTAATGGGTGTAATATGGGGATTGTTAGGTGTAATAGACTCTTTAATGGTTAGAATCCAAGAGAGTATGTGGACTACTTTTGGTGTGTTACCATTAACTCCACAAGAATACTACGCAAGCATAACATTACATGCTGAAAGAGATCTGTTCGGATTTGCACAACAAGTAATTTACGCAATCATCATATACTTTACGATTAAACTGTTAAACCTACAACCTAGAGCAAAGTGGCTGCTAAATCTGGCATTCATAGCGCTTAATATATCTATGATGTTCATGGAAGGCCCTATTTTAATAGTAAACCAACAAGGATTTGACAACTACTTCTCCGCTACTTCTTGGTACTACTTATCTCCTATAGGAATACCAGGTTATTCTCTCTATGTAGTTAGTCCGTTCTTCTTCATAGGATGGTTACTAAACGACGCATTCGTTTATCTTGCAGGAATATGGATCGTTTATCACTACTACCTAGCATCAAAGCAAAGTAAAGAGAAATTACCAGTTCCGCTAGTATTCTTCTTGATGATTATATTACTATTCATGATAGGTTATTCTGGAGTAACTGTAGCTGATGTATGGGATATACTAGCGTTTGCTGGTCTTGTAGGCTTAAATGCAATAGCTAATCAAATCGCATTCTGGATATTTGGCCATGCTGTAGTTTACATGGCATGGCTTCCAGCAGTAGCTGCAATGTACCTATTAATACCTACACTAGCTAACAAGCCTTTATATAGCGATAAAATGGGTAGAGTGGCCGCTGTACTATACTTAATATTTTCTAACAACATTCCAATTCATCACTTATACATGGTTAACTTGCCGATTGATCTTAAAGTACTTCAGGAGATATTAACATATGCGGTAACTGTACCAACTTTCATGACATTCCTTAACCTCTTTGCTACTGTAAAGGGCGCTGATGTGAGGTGGAACGTGATAACTGCCTTTACAGTAACTGGCTGGGCTGGCTCGATATTTGCCGGTGTAACTGGAATCTCTAATGCTACAATTTCAGTTGACGCAATAATTCACAATACGGATTGGGTAGTAGGTCACTTCCATGCAATGATTTTGTTAGGTATAGTACCAGAGGCTATGGCAGTCCTATACTTCATGTTGCCAATGATGACCGGTAGGTCTTGGTATTCTATTAAAGCTGCATGGACTCATTTCTGGGGTTATTTAATAGGTTCAATATTGTTTGTCATAGGCATGGAACTTGAAGGTCTAGATGGTATATTAAGAAGAGCTGAGATAATACCCAGAGTCCCATACTTAACTGATGCTGTGAACTTAGCTACTGCAGGTGCTCTTATAGCTCAGTTAGCCACTTTAGTATGGTTCCTGAACCTCGTAATGACATTAGTTAAAGGAAAATTGCTGAGAGCTGAAGGCTTAGGCTTAGGTCAACTGATCAACACTGTAGCAATGCAATTAGATTGGTCTAATACCGGCATAAGTTTAAGAAGTCTTGAAAATAGATTAAATATGAGATTTATGAGAAAAGCTTTATCAACGTGGTGGGGTCTTGCAATATTCGGAGGAATATTGATCATAATAAGTGCTATACCTCTATTGCTGGTCGGTGATGCATCAAATCCATCTAATCCATTAGAATGGACCTGGATTTCTTTATTAACACTTGGTATCATTTTAGCTGGTGTTAGCTCATTAAAGGCAGCTAACACAGTTTAA
- the gds gene encoding geranylgeranyl diphosphate synthase: MIDAYFNEILKDINATIANYIKGNVKELYEASYYLFQAGGKRLRPLMLVASSDLVGGERIRAILAGSAVEVLHTFTLIHDDIMDQDTLRRGMPTVHVKYGVPMAILAGDLLHAKAFQILNDALSGMESNLITKAFRIFTDAILVISEGQALDMQFEDRKSISEGEYLDMINRKTAKLFSASTALGALIGKASDDVVKKLEDFGLLLGISFQIVDDILGLTANEEELGKPLYSDIREGKKTILVIKALEMANEEEKRIILQNLGNRNASKEELKQTADIIKKYSLNYAYELADNYYKQALDKLDSIEWKNELAGKALKYIAEFTVKRRK; encoded by the coding sequence ATGATTGATGCGTACTTCAATGAGATCCTGAAGGATATTAACGCTACGATAGCTAATTACATTAAAGGTAACGTCAAAGAGTTATACGAAGCGTCTTATTATCTCTTTCAAGCTGGAGGAAAGAGATTAAGACCGTTAATGTTAGTCGCTTCTTCTGATCTCGTCGGTGGTGAAAGGATACGAGCGATCTTAGCTGGCTCTGCCGTAGAAGTATTGCACACCTTCACGCTTATCCACGATGACATAATGGATCAGGACACACTCAGAAGGGGGATGCCTACCGTTCATGTAAAATACGGAGTGCCTATGGCAATCCTTGCTGGAGACTTATTACATGCTAAGGCTTTTCAAATTCTTAACGATGCTCTCTCGGGAATGGAGTCAAATCTGATAACCAAAGCTTTCCGCATTTTCACTGACGCTATTCTGGTAATCTCTGAGGGTCAAGCCCTTGATATGCAATTCGAAGATAGAAAGAGCATAAGTGAAGGAGAATACCTAGATATGATTAACAGAAAGACCGCTAAACTGTTCTCAGCGTCTACAGCTCTAGGTGCATTGATAGGAAAGGCAAGCGATGATGTTGTAAAGAAACTGGAAGACTTCGGATTATTACTGGGAATATCATTTCAAATTGTTGATGATATATTAGGTCTTACAGCAAATGAAGAAGAATTGGGTAAACCATTATACAGTGACATTAGGGAGGGCAAGAAAACTATTCTTGTGATAAAGGCGTTAGAAATGGCTAATGAAGAAGAAAAGCGAATAATTCTACAAAACTTAGGGAATAGGAACGCCTCTAAGGAGGAATTAAAGCAAACTGCGGATATTATAAAGAAATACTCTCTTAATTATGCTTATGAATTAGCCGATAACTACTATAAGCAAGCACTAGACAAATTAGATTCAATAGAATGGAAAAACGAATTAGCGGGAAAGGCTTTAAAATATATAGCTGAATTTACCGTAAAAAGGAGAAAGTAA
- a CDS encoding MraY family glycosyltransferase — protein sequence MEYIERSFFPIILSIVVAFLITIISTKWVIEESKKKGFVGKDINKPNTSEVPVLGGIGIVAGFIAGSFTYLVSDIDFSGYVSEVDRTVVSVLISSLVIGFLGLLDDIFNLRQSIRAFLPVFASVPLAIYSIGHTKISIPFLGIVDFGVLFYVLILPATLTITSNAFNMLEGLNGLGAGMGLIMASALAYIGLRSTGPSFHSGVLALIMVFVLLGFLIFNMYPAKVFPGNIGTYFIGSVIGSIGIAGFMYTALFFLYIPYVFEFILKARTKFKGVSFGKISREGYLYWDGTPNSLTHVVMKMGKFKEYQVVIILWIIELIFAILAIVFQTTVIRI from the coding sequence ATGGAATACATAGAAAGGTCGTTTTTCCCGATAATACTTTCAATAGTAGTAGCTTTTCTAATTACCATTATATCAACTAAGTGGGTTATTGAGGAATCCAAAAAGAAGGGTTTTGTAGGAAAAGATATCAATAAACCTAATACGAGCGAGGTACCAGTGTTGGGAGGAATTGGAATAGTAGCGGGTTTCATAGCAGGCTCTTTTACATACTTAGTTAGTGATATAGACTTTTCCGGCTATGTTTCGGAAGTGGATAGGACAGTAGTTTCAGTATTAATCTCCTCGCTGGTTATAGGGTTTTTAGGATTACTAGATGACATATTTAATTTAAGACAGTCTATAAGGGCTTTCTTACCAGTTTTCGCTTCGGTTCCACTAGCAATATACAGTATCGGGCACACAAAAATATCAATACCCTTTTTAGGAATAGTCGACTTCGGGGTTTTATTTTACGTGTTAATTCTACCGGCTACACTAACAATAACTTCAAACGCTTTCAACATGTTAGAGGGTCTTAATGGATTAGGCGCAGGAATGGGTCTTATAATGGCATCAGCATTAGCATATATCGGTCTCAGATCAACTGGTCCTTCTTTTCACTCAGGAGTATTGGCACTAATTATGGTATTTGTACTTCTAGGGTTTCTCATCTTTAATATGTACCCGGCTAAAGTATTCCCGGGAAATATCGGAACTTATTTCATAGGTTCCGTAATCGGTTCAATAGGCATCGCGGGTTTTATGTATACGGCATTATTTTTCTTATATATACCATATGTGTTTGAATTCATACTCAAAGCTAGGACCAAATTTAAAGGAGTATCCTTTGGAAAAATTTCCCGTGAAGGTTATTTATACTGGGACGGTACACCTAATTCCCTTACGCATGTAGTTATGAAAATGGGAAAATTTAAGGAATATCAAGTGGTTATAATATTATGGATTATTGAACTGATATTTGCTATATTAGCAATAGTGTTTCAAACGACAGTGATCAGGATATGA
- a CDS encoding DNA-directed RNA polymerase subunit N encodes MIIPIRCFTCGSVIADKWEPFITRVSAGEEPGKVLDSLGVKRYCCRRMLLSHVDIIKEVIHYTRPI; translated from the coding sequence ATGATTATTCCGATTAGATGTTTTACGTGTGGCTCTGTAATTGCCGATAAGTGGGAGCCCTTTATAACTCGAGTCTCAGCAGGAGAGGAACCAGGAAAAGTGTTAGATAGTTTAGGAGTGAAAAGGTATTGTTGTAGGAGAATGCTTTTATCCCACGTAGATATAATTAAGGAGGTCATACATTACACCAGGCCGATTTGA
- the rpsB gene encoding 30S ribosomal protein S2 — MSEQEKGGQLSEEERAELQKTEKGQLIELLVPLDMYLSSGVHIGTHTCTAYMERFIYRVRPEGLYVLDVRKIDERLRIAAKFLAKFSPQGILAVASRPYAYTPTQKFAQIVRGKAIVGRFPPGTLTNPYLSNYIEPEVLVITDPRTDLQAIKEASKVGIPIVAFSDTDAKVDFIDVVIPANNKGRKSLALLYWALARQVLRERKEIPADGDIPARVEDFETRLAE, encoded by the coding sequence ATGAGTGAACAAGAAAAAGGTGGTCAATTATCTGAGGAGGAGAGGGCAGAACTTCAGAAGACAGAGAAAGGTCAACTAATTGAGTTATTAGTGCCTCTAGATATGTATCTATCATCTGGAGTTCATATAGGGACGCATACGTGCACGGCTTACATGGAGAGATTTATCTATAGAGTTAGACCGGAAGGTCTTTACGTATTAGATGTCAGGAAAATCGACGAAAGATTAAGGATAGCAGCTAAATTCCTTGCTAAGTTTTCACCTCAAGGGATATTAGCCGTAGCTTCAAGACCTTATGCATATACTCCTACTCAGAAGTTTGCGCAGATAGTTAGAGGTAAGGCTATAGTAGGTAGATTCCCGCCAGGAACTTTAACTAATCCATACCTATCTAACTATATAGAGCCAGAAGTTTTAGTTATAACAGATCCAAGAACTGATTTGCAAGCAATTAAAGAAGCTTCAAAGGTAGGCATCCCTATTGTAGCCTTCTCAGATACGGATGCTAAAGTGGACTTTATAGACGTGGTTATACCCGCAAATAACAAGGGTAGGAAATCGCTGGCATTACTTTATTGGGCTTTGGCTAGACAAGTATTAAGAGAGAGGAAGGAGATACCAGCTGACGGCGATATACCAGCAAGGGTCGAAGACTTTGAGACGAGGCTGGCGGAATGA
- a CDS encoding HAD family hydrolase, translating into MRISAAIFDLDGTLANTALIHKEAWEIGLKKLGIVTNVKIEYLLGRKTSDIAKLLAGERWKELVEVKNKEYLHLVETKAEATKCAKEVTSYLIQKFVKIAVVTSSNRISATKVLSKIGVNYDVLVTSDDVMKGKPDPEPIVTALNSLGVMPHESIGVGDTEVDVEAYYNSRLSRIFLVKSGVPFSEEKVRSKNAIIIDSLCELFELIS; encoded by the coding sequence ATGAGGATTTCCGCTGCCATTTTCGATCTTGATGGAACTCTTGCTAATACTGCCTTAATTCATAAAGAGGCATGGGAAATAGGGCTAAAAAAGTTAGGAATTGTTACGAATGTAAAAATCGAGTACTTGCTAGGGAGAAAGACGTCAGATATAGCTAAATTGCTTGCAGGCGAAAGATGGAAAGAACTAGTCGAAGTAAAAAATAAGGAGTATCTACATCTAGTAGAGACAAAAGCGGAAGCTACGAAATGCGCGAAAGAAGTTACTTCTTATTTAATTCAAAAATTTGTTAAAATAGCTGTTGTTACTTCATCTAACAGAATCTCAGCTACGAAAGTCCTAAGTAAAATAGGAGTAAATTACGATGTTTTAGTCACGTCTGATGATGTAATGAAAGGAAAACCTGATCCAGAGCCGATAGTAACCGCACTAAATAGTCTTGGTGTCATGCCGCATGAAAGTATCGGAGTAGGGGATACTGAAGTAGATGTAGAGGCTTACTATAATTCACGGCTTTCTCGGATATTTCTCGTGAAGTCTGGCGTACCTTTTAGCGAGGAGAAGGTCAGGTCTAAAAACGCGATAATAATAGATTCTTTGTGTGAGCTGTTTGAGTTAATTTCTTAA
- a CDS encoding zinc-binding dehydrogenase — protein MRAAVLFNYKEPLTIQDIQIDEPKDNEVLVQITATGMCHSDVNVFVGATPVPPPVVAGHEITGVVKKVGRGVTRVKEGDRVVSAFIHPCGKCRNCISGKENLCETQASVRLKGVMFDGTTRLKLKDGREVHIFLGGGFAEYAIVHENALTVVPNDIPLEKAAPLGCAGITAYGAVNNAKIEPGETVAVIGVGGVGLSVIQLLKASGAGRIIALGTKKWKLEKAMELGATDVINTKESDPVKTLKQITNGGPDVVIEAAGTQETIQMAVDGVRIGGRVVLVGLPPVSAQIPLRIASIVRGGITIIGNYGGRPRVDMPRLLELVRLGKYDPSKLVTGKFKLEEINEAVKVLEEGEAIRSLIVP, from the coding sequence ATGCGTGCGGCTGTTCTCTTCAACTACAAGGAGCCGTTAACAATTCAAGATATTCAGATAGATGAACCTAAAGATAACGAGGTCTTAGTACAAATTACAGCTACCGGTATGTGTCATTCTGACGTTAATGTATTTGTAGGTGCTACTCCAGTCCCACCTCCAGTAGTGGCAGGTCATGAAATAACCGGAGTAGTCAAGAAAGTGGGAAGAGGTGTTACGAGGGTAAAGGAGGGTGATAGAGTAGTATCAGCTTTCATTCACCCGTGCGGAAAATGCAGAAATTGCATATCAGGAAAGGAAAACCTATGTGAGACACAAGCCTCAGTCAGGCTTAAGGGTGTCATGTTTGATGGCACTACGAGATTAAAGTTGAAGGACGGTAGAGAAGTTCACATATTCTTAGGTGGGGGTTTTGCCGAATATGCGATAGTTCATGAGAACGCGTTAACCGTTGTTCCTAACGATATACCCCTTGAAAAAGCTGCACCTCTAGGGTGTGCTGGAATAACTGCTTATGGTGCAGTAAATAACGCGAAAATTGAGCCCGGGGAGACAGTAGCTGTAATTGGAGTTGGTGGAGTAGGTCTTTCAGTGATACAACTGCTAAAGGCAAGCGGAGCTGGAAGAATAATTGCATTAGGTACCAAGAAATGGAAGCTTGAAAAAGCCATGGAGTTAGGAGCTACTGATGTTATTAATACTAAAGAATCTGATCCAGTAAAGACCTTAAAACAGATTACGAACGGAGGACCTGATGTAGTTATTGAAGCTGCGGGTACTCAGGAAACTATTCAAATGGCTGTGGATGGAGTGAGAATAGGTGGAAGAGTTGTCTTAGTTGGTTTACCCCCAGTTTCAGCACAAATCCCCTTAAGGATTGCCTCTATAGTTAGAGGAGGAATCACGATTATAGGTAATTACGGTGGTAGGCCTAGAGTAGATATGCCTAGGCTACTGGAGCTAGTAAGGTTAGGGAAGTATGATCCTAGCAAACTGGTAACTGGTAAGTTCAAGTTAGAAGAGATCAATGAAGCTGTGAAGGTATTAGAAGAGGGCGAAGCTATAAGGAGTTTAATTGTACCATGA
- a CDS encoding 30S ribosomal protein S9 has translation MAEQQKTVIITSARRKMARARCYLTSGKGRVYINDTPLEILPIEVFRMKIMEPLLLAGQNIASSIDARIYTSGGGVMGQADAARMALARALVKFTGSKELEQIYKAYDRTMLAGDPRQTESEKWMRYSARRWRQKAYR, from the coding sequence ATGGCTGAGCAACAAAAGACTGTTATAATTACGTCAGCAAGAAGAAAAATGGCAAGAGCTAGGTGTTATCTAACTTCAGGTAAAGGTAGGGTCTATATAAACGATACCCCCTTGGAAATTCTACCGATAGAGGTATTTAGAATGAAAATAATGGAGCCTTTGTTACTAGCAGGACAGAATATAGCATCCTCGATCGATGCCAGAATATATACTAGCGGTGGAGGAGTAATGGGGCAAGCGGATGCTGCTAGAATGGCTTTAGCTAGAGCTCTAGTTAAGTTTACTGGGAGCAAAGAGCTTGAGCAGATATATAAAGCCTATGATAGGACCATGCTAGCTGGCGATCCAAGACAGACTGAGTCAGAAAAGTGGATGAGATACAGTGCGAGAAGATGGAGGCAGAAGGCATATAGGTGA